One part of the Microbacterium aurugineum genome encodes these proteins:
- a CDS encoding bifunctional aldolase/short-chain dehydrogenase: MTNPTASDLLARSNRLGADPKNTNYAGGNTSAKGNGIDPVTGQPIELLWVKGSGGDLGTLTENGLAVLRLDRMRALVGVYPGIEREDEMVAAFDYCLHGKGGAAPSIDTAMHGLVDAAHVDHLHPDSGIAIATAADGEALTRTIFGEKVVWVPWRRPGFQLGLDIAEIKAANPQAIGCILGGHGITAWGDTSDEAEANSLWIIDTAASYIAENGEADPFGGVRSGFEPLPEGERRERAAALAGTIRGIASTDRPMVGHFTDAPEVLEFLASEKAPSLAALGTSCPDHFLRTKVKPLLLDLPITASVEEQIARLHELHAEYRADYQAYYDAHATADSPAIRGADPLIVLVPGVGMFSYGANKQTARVAGEFYVNAINVMRGAEALSTYSPISDAEKFRIEYWALEEAKLQRMPKPKSHQGRIAFVTGAASGIGKAIATRLAAEGACVVIADLDLAKAQAAAAELGSTDVAIGVAANVADADAIQAALTDAVLAFGGVDLIVNNAGLSLSKPLLETTEKDWDLQHDVMAKGSFLVSKAAARVLIDQKLGGDIVYISSKNSVFAGPNNIAYSATKADQAHQVRLLAVELGEYGIRVNGINPDGVVRGSGIFASGWGANRAATYGVAEEDLGQFYANRTILKREVVPENVADAVYVLTGPELSRTTGLHIPVDSGVAAAFLR; the protein is encoded by the coding sequence ATGACGAATCCGACCGCCTCCGACCTCCTCGCGCGGAGCAACCGCCTCGGCGCCGATCCGAAGAACACGAACTATGCCGGCGGCAATACGTCCGCGAAGGGCAACGGGATCGATCCCGTGACCGGGCAGCCCATCGAACTGCTGTGGGTGAAGGGCTCGGGCGGTGACCTGGGCACGCTCACCGAGAACGGCCTCGCGGTGCTGCGCCTGGACCGGATGCGTGCGCTCGTCGGCGTGTACCCGGGCATCGAGCGTGAAGACGAGATGGTGGCCGCATTCGACTACTGCCTGCACGGCAAGGGCGGAGCTGCGCCCTCGATCGACACCGCCATGCACGGCCTCGTCGACGCCGCGCACGTGGACCATCTGCACCCCGACTCCGGCATCGCGATCGCGACGGCGGCGGACGGCGAAGCGCTGACCCGGACGATCTTCGGGGAGAAGGTCGTCTGGGTGCCCTGGCGTCGCCCCGGCTTCCAGCTCGGCCTCGACATCGCCGAGATCAAGGCGGCGAACCCGCAGGCGATCGGATGCATCCTCGGCGGGCACGGCATCACGGCCTGGGGCGACACCTCCGACGAGGCCGAGGCGAACTCGCTGTGGATCATCGACACCGCCGCCTCGTACATCGCGGAGAACGGCGAGGCCGATCCGTTCGGCGGTGTCCGCTCCGGTTTCGAGCCTCTGCCCGAGGGAGAGCGTCGTGAACGCGCCGCCGCGCTCGCTGGGACGATCCGTGGGATCGCCTCGACGGACCGTCCGATGGTGGGCCACTTCACCGATGCCCCGGAGGTGCTCGAGTTCCTCGCCTCCGAGAAGGCGCCGTCCCTCGCCGCGCTGGGCACGAGCTGCCCCGATCACTTCCTGCGCACCAAGGTCAAGCCGCTCCTCCTCGACCTGCCGATCACGGCGTCCGTCGAGGAGCAGATCGCCCGTCTGCACGAGCTTCACGCGGAGTACCGCGCCGACTACCAGGCGTATTACGACGCGCACGCGACGGCGGATTCTCCGGCGATCCGCGGTGCCGATCCGCTCATCGTGCTCGTCCCCGGTGTGGGCATGTTCTCGTACGGCGCGAACAAGCAGACCGCTCGTGTCGCCGGCGAGTTCTACGTGAACGCGATCAACGTGATGCGCGGTGCCGAGGCGCTGTCGACCTACTCTCCGATCTCGGATGCCGAGAAGTTCCGTATCGAGTACTGGGCGCTGGAAGAGGCCAAGCTGCAGCGGATGCCGAAGCCGAAGTCACATCAGGGCCGCATCGCCTTCGTCACCGGCGCCGCCTCCGGGATCGGCAAGGCCATCGCCACCCGCCTCGCGGCTGAAGGTGCGTGTGTCGTCATCGCCGACCTCGACCTCGCCAAGGCCCAGGCCGCGGCGGCCGAGCTCGGGAGCACCGATGTCGCGATCGGTGTCGCCGCGAACGTCGCCGACGCCGACGCGATCCAGGCTGCGCTGACCGATGCGGTGCTCGCGTTCGGCGGCGTCGACCTCATCGTCAACAACGCTGGACTGTCGCTCTCGAAACCTCTGCTGGAGACGACCGAGAAGGACTGGGATCTGCAGCACGATGTCATGGCGAAGGGGTCTTTCCTCGTGTCGAAGGCCGCCGCGCGCGTGCTCATCGATCAGAAGCTCGGTGGCGACATCGTCTACATCTCGTCGAAGAACTCGGTCTTCGCCGGCCCGAACAACATCGCCTACTCCGCCACGAAGGCCGACCAGGCCCATCAGGTCCGCCTGCTCGCGGTCGAGCTCGGCGAGTACGGGATCCGTGTGAACGGGATCAATCCCGACGGCGTCGTGCGTGGCTCGGGCATCTTCGCCTCCGGGTGGGGCGCGAATCGCGCCGCGACCTACGGCGTCGCCGAAGAGGACCTCGGGCAGTTCTACGCGAACCGCACGATCCTCAAGCGCGAGGTCGTCCCCGAGAACGTCGCGGACGCGGTCTACGTGCTCACCGGCCCGGAGCTCAGTCGCACCACGGGTCTGCACATCCCCGTCGACTCCGGCGTCGCCGCGGCGTTCCTGCGATGA
- the rhaI gene encoding L-rhamnose isomerase has protein sequence MSILSPENLAVLEKQGIELPSWAFGNSGTRFKVFGTPGTPRDPWEKIADAAQVNQYTALAPAVALHIPWDVVDSYSDLRTYAEDLGVALGTVNSNTFQDDDYKFGALTHEDAAIRRKAIDHHLACIDVMDATGSRDLKIWLAEGSNYPGQADLRGRQDRLQDSLQKIYDRLGDDQRLVLEYKFFEPAFYHTDVPDWGTSYAQVSALGDKAMVCLDTGHHAPGTNIEFIVMQLLRLGKLGSFDFNSRFYADDDLIVGAADPFQLFRILFEVVRGGGLNNPDVAFMLDQCHNVEDKIPGQIRSVLNVQEMTARALLVDREALTAAQKSGDVLAANAVFMDAFYTDVRPALAEWRESRGLAADPMAAYLASGYPQKIAADRVGGVQAGWGA, from the coding sequence GTGAGCATCCTCTCCCCTGAAAACCTCGCCGTCCTCGAGAAGCAGGGCATCGAGCTCCCCAGCTGGGCGTTCGGCAACTCCGGTACCCGGTTCAAGGTCTTCGGCACCCCCGGCACCCCGCGTGACCCCTGGGAGAAGATCGCCGATGCCGCGCAGGTCAACCAATACACGGCACTCGCCCCCGCCGTCGCGCTGCACATCCCGTGGGATGTGGTCGACTCGTACTCCGACCTGCGGACGTATGCCGAGGACCTGGGCGTGGCGCTCGGCACCGTCAACTCGAACACCTTCCAGGACGACGACTACAAGTTCGGTGCCCTCACGCACGAGGACGCCGCGATCCGTCGGAAGGCGATCGACCACCACCTGGCCTGCATCGACGTGATGGACGCGACCGGGAGCCGCGACCTCAAGATCTGGCTCGCCGAGGGGTCGAACTACCCCGGCCAGGCCGACCTGCGCGGGCGCCAGGACCGACTGCAGGATTCGCTGCAGAAGATCTACGACCGTCTCGGAGACGACCAGCGGCTCGTGCTGGAGTACAAGTTCTTCGAGCCCGCGTTCTACCACACCGATGTTCCGGACTGGGGCACGTCGTACGCCCAGGTGAGCGCCCTCGGCGACAAGGCGATGGTGTGCCTCGACACCGGGCATCACGCTCCCGGCACGAACATCGAGTTCATCGTGATGCAGCTGCTGCGTCTCGGCAAGCTCGGGTCGTTCGACTTCAACTCGCGCTTCTACGCCGACGACGACCTGATCGTGGGCGCGGCCGACCCGTTCCAGCTCTTCCGCATCCTCTTCGAGGTCGTGCGCGGCGGCGGTCTGAACAACCCGGACGTGGCGTTCATGCTCGACCAGTGCCACAACGTCGAGGACAAGATCCCCGGTCAGATCCGCTCGGTGCTCAATGTGCAGGAGATGACCGCACGCGCGCTGCTCGTCGACCGGGAGGCGTTGACCGCCGCGCAGAAGTCGGGCGACGTGCTGGCCGCGAACGCCGTGTTCATGGATGCGTTCTACACCGACGTGCGCCCTGCCCTGGCCGAGTGGCGGGAGTCCCGCGGGCTCGCCGCCGACCCGATGGCCGCCTACCTCGCCTCGGGATACCCGCAGAAGATCGCGGCCGACCGTGTGGGCGGCGTCCAGGCGGGCTGGGGCGCCTGA
- a CDS encoding L-rhamnose mutarotase yields the protein MMRVCVKLQVRPELLEEYRERHAPVWPEMLAEIAAAGRRNYSLFLAPDGELIGYYETDDDDAAQAYLAASPIAARWEAEMARFFVGLDGRPDQAAPTLPEVFHLEDQLPTSGLQNESSAS from the coding sequence ATGATGCGCGTGTGCGTGAAGCTCCAGGTGCGACCCGAGCTTCTGGAGGAGTATCGCGAGCGTCATGCGCCCGTGTGGCCGGAGATGCTCGCCGAGATCGCGGCGGCCGGACGCCGCAACTACTCGCTCTTCCTCGCGCCCGACGGTGAACTCATCGGGTACTACGAGACCGACGACGACGACGCGGCTCAGGCGTATCTCGCCGCGTCGCCCATCGCCGCCCGGTGGGAGGCCGAGATGGCCCGCTTCTTCGTCGGTCTCGACGGCAGGCCGGACCAGGCCGCTCCCACACTTCCCGAGGTGTTCCACCTCGAGGACCAGCTCCCCACCTCCGGTCTCCAGAACGAAAGCAGTGCATCGTGA